Proteins co-encoded in one Armatimonadota bacterium genomic window:
- a CDS encoding FmdB family transcriptional regulator has product MPIYEYRCNACRRRFSVLVGVIAEDDPLQCPRCGGTDVTRLISRFARLRNEDDLIDDMLDPDKIGDPEDPRTMRRWVKEMGKELGEDFTDEFDEILAEEEKKAAGADGEEGGEAGDSDNLL; this is encoded by the coding sequence ATGCCCATCTACGAGTACCGGTGCAATGCCTGCCGAAGGCGTTTCAGTGTGCTGGTGGGAGTGATTGCCGAAGACGACCCGTTGCAGTGTCCGCGTTGTGGTGGAACAGATGTCACGCGCCTCATTTCGCGCTTCGCCCGATTGCGCAACGAGGATGACCTGATAGACGATATGCTGGACCCTGACAAAATCGGCGACCCCGAGGACCCCAGGACCATGCGCCGCTGGGTGAAGGAGATGGGCAAGGAGCTGGGCGAGGACTTTACCGACGAGTTCGACGAGATTCTCGCCGAGGAGGAGAAGAAAGCGGCTGGCGCAGACGGTGAAGAAGGGGGCGAAGCGGGCGATTCCGACAACCTGCTATGA
- a CDS encoding LacI family transcriptional regulator, translated as MMDEQILYRQIYHTLKAEIQNGHYPPGSQLPTEAALIERFGVSRVTVRNALALLQQEGLVVRIPAKGTFVRQSELSSSQPKLIALLALDVQLDFFGKIIRGAEQEAAAHGYKLLVRSTDNDAEKERQCLLELQSHVAGFVIAPATGNQNHAHYGQLLVQGVPFVFVDRYLPEFNVDRVTSDNVQGGYLATRHLLELGHRRIGVISARKATTCTERLRGYQQALEEFGVPFDPALIGHAIGKRRDGWDEYLHQGSAQTEALLQLPQPPTALFAMNDLLAVGALRYLREKGIAVPEEIAVVGYDGMELSELVNPSLTTVDQQSLRMGAEAVRLLVRRLREPETPAQHVVLPVNLRVRASTTGSVALVTSSLTAVRVRGGG; from the coding sequence ATGATGGACGAACAGATACTGTATAGGCAAATCTACCACACGCTCAAGGCGGAAATACAGAACGGTCACTACCCGCCAGGCTCGCAGCTTCCTACCGAGGCAGCATTGATTGAGCGCTTTGGGGTTAGCCGGGTGACGGTTCGGAACGCGCTGGCGCTCCTGCAGCAAGAGGGGTTAGTCGTGCGCATTCCGGCAAAAGGCACCTTCGTGCGGCAGAGTGAGCTTTCTTCTTCACAACCCAAACTGATTGCCCTGCTTGCGCTGGACGTACAGCTGGATTTCTTCGGCAAAATCATCCGTGGGGCGGAGCAAGAAGCAGCAGCGCATGGCTATAAACTGCTGGTACGCTCCACCGACAACGATGCAGAAAAGGAGCGACAGTGCCTGCTGGAGTTGCAATCGCACGTGGCAGGTTTCGTCATCGCACCTGCAACAGGCAACCAGAACCATGCGCACTATGGACAACTGCTGGTGCAGGGCGTGCCGTTCGTGTTTGTGGACCGCTATCTGCCTGAGTTCAATGTAGACCGGGTGACCTCGGATAACGTGCAGGGAGGCTACCTGGCAACGCGCCATCTGCTGGAGCTGGGTCATCGGCGGATCGGGGTTATCTCCGCGCGCAAAGCCACTACCTGCACCGAACGGTTACGCGGATACCAGCAGGCGCTGGAAGAGTTTGGGGTGCCCTTCGATCCTGCGCTAATTGGACACGCCATCGGTAAGCGACGCGACGGCTGGGACGAGTACCTGCACCAGGGCAGCGCGCAAACGGAAGCTTTGCTCCAACTGCCTCAGCCACCCACCGCTCTGTTCGCCATGAATGACCTGCTGGCTGTGGGTGCATTGAGATACCTGCGCGAGAAAGGCATCGCGGTGCCGGAAGAGATAGCTGTCGTCGGCTACGACGGCATGGAGCTCTCAGAACTGGTGAACCCCAGTCTGACCACGGTGGATCAGCAGTCGCTGCGCATGGGGGCAGAAGCAGTTCGTCTGCTGGTGCGGCGTCTTCGGGAGCCGGAGACCCCTGCCCAGCACGTGGTACTGCCTGTGAACCTGCGTGTTCGCGCTTCCACCACCGGTTCCGTAGCTTTAGTAACGTCTTCCCTGACGGCTGTCCGTGTGAGAGGAGGTGGTTAG
- a CDS encoding glycosyl transferase: MNHLLKTDAPVLSVLIVNWNTRELLRACLQSLRRYPLSEPMEVWVLDNASHDGSAQTVQTEFPEVHLIASERNLGYAAGNNLLLQKAQGEYLLLLNPDTEVTAGALDTAVQYMRQNPDVAALGAKLIHPDGRVQRSVRGFPEPEAVMWEYLGLARLFPRSRRFGAYRMTWFTYDHIAEVDQPMGTFLMLSRRAVSAVGLMDERFPIFFNEVDWCYRAKGMGFRIVFHPGVVIIHHGGASTRQVRPQMIWESHRSLQKFYAKHYRQRLPKLIYWLIVASITLNVWLKTLGKGREGWQSERTT; this comes from the coding sequence ATGAACCACCTCTTGAAAACCGATGCGCCGGTTCTCTCCGTGCTGATCGTCAACTGGAACACGCGCGAGCTGTTGCGAGCGTGCCTGCAGTCGTTGCGTCGCTACCCTCTCTCCGAGCCGATGGAGGTGTGGGTGCTGGACAACGCCTCGCACGATGGCAGCGCGCAGACCGTACAAACGGAGTTCCCCGAAGTGCATCTGATAGCCTCCGAGCGCAATCTGGGCTACGCCGCGGGCAATAACCTGCTGTTGCAAAAGGCGCAGGGCGAGTATCTGCTGCTGCTCAATCCCGATACGGAGGTGACGGCGGGCGCGCTGGATACCGCTGTGCAGTACATGCGCCAGAATCCCGATGTCGCCGCGCTGGGTGCGAAGCTGATACACCCCGACGGGCGCGTGCAACGGTCGGTGCGGGGCTTCCCGGAACCCGAAGCGGTGATGTGGGAGTATTTGGGACTGGCGAGGCTGTTTCCGCGCTCACGCCGGTTTGGCGCGTATCGCATGACGTGGTTCACCTACGACCATATCGCCGAGGTGGATCAGCCGATGGGAACCTTCCTGATGCTCTCCCGACGCGCTGTCAGCGCGGTGGGGCTGATGGACGAGCGGTTTCCCATCTTCTTCAACGAGGTAGACTGGTGCTATCGGGCGAAGGGGATGGGCTTCAGGATAGTGTTTCACCCCGGTGTGGTCATCATCCATCACGGCGGGGCAAGCACGCGGCAGGTGCGTCCGCAGATGATATGGGAGTCGCATCGCTCCCTGCAAAAGTTTTATGCGAAGCATTATCGGCAACGCCTGCCGAAGCTGATATACTGGTTGATTGTGGCAAGCATCACCCTGAACGTCTGGCTGAAGACGCTGGGCAAAGGACGCGAGGGCTGGCAGAGTGAACGAACAACCTGA
- a CDS encoding VWA domain-containing protein, with protein sequence MPVEFARPWMLLLLAVLPLFWWVHHHSLAALPRWQRQASLWLRLLLVSLLVFALAGVRWVRTTTAQAVFFVVDGSASVEPQQRENALQFIREATRQMREDDMAGVIVFGSDPQMVVPLSTRPDLSRIPASSSPEMTDIGRAISLALAAFPENAGKQIVLFSDGNANAGDTVAQALQAASRGVKVHVVPFPRDVRTEALVERVQTPTLVKEGEPFDLRVWIQSTHEQSAELTLLRDGQPVKTQMVALKRGKNLVRLTHREDSTGQYRYQVSLMATTDTYPQNNRGAGYVRVQGTPRVLYVTGSGKPTPLSTAAQSQRIRVDVVSPQGMKTQPAQLQAYDAVILHNVPAYELGIPAMRALQTATRELGVGLGMVGGEDSFGAGGYFETPVEEALPVSMDVRKYHSFPSVGIVLVVDDSGSMAMPEGGTTKMELANRAAATVVRFLTSQDEVGVIAAGSDCRAVVPMWRVGEKKEQILRAIAAFQPGGGGIYVRPGMEAGAKLMQLSRAKLKHMIVLADGDDCDDQEGAIPLAAKLRQAGITVTVVCFGRGKDEAFLQQLAKAGGGRYYFTDRMANLPQIFTKEAMIASKAQYIEEPFYVRYTGDEIVSGLNWESSPPLLGYNTTTAKPGAQIGLLSHKDDPIFAVWQYGVGRSMAFTSDGRAKWCAQWVKWSEFPAFAARIVRTILRSLPADEVRTQVSISGGKGYVSVDLLRQPASEEAGSRSLTAKLISPTGQVVPLMLSQTGATHYEAAFDARGYGTYVVAVQNRRPNGTVGVSVGTDTIAYSPEYRDLRDNRALLEQVARLTGGRQQPSPQDIFGAQRAPVRVPSEASIPLLFVVLFLLPVDIALRRIVWQTEMLPEWQQAWGRVLTRLRLKRGAPVAVPSTSRLLQRKQRLREKYAPAEGSTPPPVAGTPPASTETASSRPAASQPSTPGEQIGRLLDAKRRARKRE encoded by the coding sequence ATGCCTGTAGAGTTCGCGCGACCGTGGATGTTGCTCTTGCTGGCGGTGCTGCCCCTCTTCTGGTGGGTACACCATCACAGCCTGGCAGCTCTGCCCCGCTGGCAGAGGCAGGCTTCGCTGTGGTTGCGCCTGTTGCTGGTGAGCCTCCTCGTCTTTGCGCTGGCTGGGGTGCGCTGGGTGCGTACCACCACCGCGCAGGCGGTGTTTTTTGTCGTGGATGGTAGCGCGAGTGTGGAGCCGCAGCAACGCGAGAACGCTCTGCAGTTTATCCGCGAAGCCACACGCCAGATGCGCGAAGACGACATGGCGGGTGTCATCGTTTTCGGCAGCGACCCCCAGATGGTCGTCCCGCTGAGCACACGCCCCGACCTGAGCCGTATCCCCGCCAGCAGCTCCCCCGAAATGACCGATATCGGACGCGCCATCAGCCTCGCGCTCGCTGCCTTTCCCGAAAACGCGGGGAAGCAGATAGTGCTCTTCTCTGACGGCAACGCCAACGCAGGCGATACGGTAGCGCAGGCATTACAAGCCGCCAGCCGTGGAGTGAAGGTGCACGTCGTCCCCTTCCCACGCGATGTGCGCACCGAGGCGCTGGTAGAAAGGGTGCAAACTCCCACGCTGGTCAAGGAGGGCGAGCCGTTTGACCTGCGCGTGTGGATACAGTCCACCCACGAGCAATCGGCGGAGCTGACCCTGCTGCGGGATGGACAGCCTGTGAAGACGCAGATGGTCGCGTTAAAGCGCGGCAAGAATCTAGTGCGTTTGACGCACCGCGAGGACAGTACGGGACAGTATCGGTATCAGGTGTCTTTGATGGCTACCACCGATACCTATCCCCAGAACAATCGTGGCGCAGGCTACGTGCGTGTGCAGGGCACGCCTCGCGTGCTGTACGTGACCGGTAGCGGAAAGCCCACCCCGCTGTCCACCGCCGCGCAATCACAACGTATCCGCGTGGATGTGGTATCCCCACAGGGGATGAAGACGCAGCCAGCACAACTGCAGGCATACGATGCAGTGATTCTACACAACGTGCCCGCTTATGAATTGGGCATCCCCGCCATGCGCGCCTTGCAGACCGCCACGCGCGAGCTGGGCGTCGGGCTGGGCATGGTGGGCGGGGAGGACAGCTTCGGCGCAGGGGGCTACTTTGAGACGCCTGTAGAAGAGGCACTACCCGTGTCGATGGACGTGCGTAAGTACCACTCTTTTCCCAGCGTGGGCATCGTGCTGGTGGTGGACGATTCGGGCAGTATGGCAATGCCGGAAGGCGGAACCACCAAGATGGAGCTGGCGAACCGCGCCGCGGCGACGGTGGTGCGTTTTCTGACCTCGCAGGATGAAGTGGGCGTTATCGCCGCCGGTTCGGATTGCCGCGCGGTGGTGCCGATGTGGCGTGTGGGCGAGAAGAAGGAGCAGATTCTGCGTGCCATCGCCGCCTTCCAGCCGGGTGGAGGGGGCATCTACGTGCGTCCAGGCATGGAGGCAGGTGCAAAGCTGATGCAGTTGAGCCGCGCCAAGCTGAAGCACATGATTGTGCTGGCGGACGGCGACGACTGCGACGACCAGGAAGGGGCGATACCGCTGGCAGCCAAACTGCGTCAGGCAGGCATCACCGTCACCGTGGTCTGTTTCGGACGCGGCAAGGATGAGGCGTTCCTGCAGCAGCTGGCGAAAGCGGGTGGCGGACGCTACTACTTCACCGACCGCATGGCAAACCTGCCCCAAATCTTCACCAAAGAGGCGATGATAGCCAGCAAGGCGCAATATATCGAGGAGCCGTTTTACGTGCGCTACACCGGCGACGAAATCGTTTCGGGGTTGAACTGGGAGAGTTCACCGCCGTTGCTGGGCTATAACACCACCACCGCCAAGCCGGGTGCGCAGATCGGGTTGCTCTCGCACAAAGACGACCCCATCTTCGCGGTGTGGCAGTACGGCGTAGGACGCAGCATGGCATTCACCTCCGATGGGCGGGCGAAGTGGTGTGCGCAGTGGGTCAAGTGGTCCGAATTTCCCGCTTTCGCCGCGCGCATTGTGCGCACCATCCTGCGCAGCCTGCCCGCCGACGAGGTGCGGACGCAGGTGAGCATTTCAGGCGGGAAGGGTTACGTGAGCGTAGACCTGTTACGACAGCCTGCTTCAGAGGAGGCAGGCTCGCGCTCGCTGACCGCCAAACTGATTTCACCGACCGGCCAGGTGGTACCGCTCATGTTGTCGCAGACGGGAGCCACCCATTACGAAGCCGCCTTCGACGCGCGGGGCTACGGAACCTACGTGGTCGCTGTACAGAACCGTCGTCCCAACGGCACGGTTGGCGTCAGTGTCGGCACGGACACCATCGCCTATTCGCCAGAGTATCGGGATTTGAGAGACAACCGGGCGCTTTTGGAGCAGGTGGCACGGCTCACCGGCGGCAGGCAACAGCCGTCGCCGCAGGATATCTTCGGCGCTCAGCGTGCTCCGGTACGGGTGCCTTCGGAGGCGAGCATTCCGCTGTTGTTCGTGGTGTTGTTCCTGTTGCCGGTGGATATCGCTCTCAGGCGCATCGTGTGGCAGACAGAGATGTTGCCGGAATGGCAGCAGGCATGGGGGCGCGTGCTCACCCGTTTGCGCCTGAAGCGGGGTGCGCCTGTTGCGGTTCCTTCCACGTCGCGGTTGTTGCAGCGCAAGCAACGTCTGCGCGAGAAATACGCGCCTGCGGAGGGCAGCACGCCTCCGCCCGTTGCAGGAACACCGCCGGCTTCTACTGAGACGGCTTCCTCACGCCCTGCTGCTTCTCAACCGTCCACTCCCGGCGAGCAAATCGGCAGGCTGCTGGACGCCAAGCGGCGGGCTCGCAAGAGAGAATAG
- the greA gene encoding transcription elongation factor GreA — MKAVTLNGQEIVLTAEGYARIEKELEHLSKVERKAVADRIREAKDFGELTENAEYEDAKSEQALIEGRILELRQILSQAVILKDEDISTEHVSIGSYVRVRDVDTGEEWEFRMVSPFEADPDEDRISHESPIGEALLGHKVGEVVEARIPAGTVRYQILQIRK; from the coding sequence ATGAAAGCAGTCACCTTGAACGGACAGGAGATCGTGCTGACCGCCGAGGGATACGCACGCATCGAGAAAGAGCTGGAGCACCTGAGCAAGGTAGAGCGCAAAGCGGTGGCAGACCGCATCCGCGAGGCGAAGGATTTTGGCGAGCTGACGGAAAATGCTGAATATGAAGACGCCAAGAGCGAGCAGGCGCTCATCGAGGGGCGAATCCTGGAGCTGCGCCAAATCCTGAGCCAGGCGGTCATCCTGAAAGACGAAGATATCTCTACCGAGCACGTGAGCATCGGTTCGTATGTTCGCGTGCGCGACGTGGATACGGGGGAAGAGTGGGAGTTTCGCATGGTGAGCCCCTTCGAAGCGGACCCCGATGAAGATCGTATCTCGCACGAATCGCCCATAGGTGAGGCTTTGCTCGGACACAAGGTCGGCGAAGTGGTCGAAGCGCGTATACCCGCCGGCACAGTCCGGTATCAGATTCTACAGATCCGAAAGTAG
- a CDS encoding serpin: MKPFWLWSVLALLVAGCGNVATTGVGNEPSPQPNAGNKTTESTRKVDPKLVDANNQFGFALLHQLREADKAKNVFLSPASITLALAMTYNGAAGETEQAMAKAMRLEGMSKEELNQAAFDLRQSLQSADPKVELTIANSLWARQGISFKRQFLDANRQYFGAQVSVLDFADPDAPQTINRWVEAHTKGKIPKIVDRIPASTVMFLINAIYFHGKWQKPFDKSLTQEKPFHLANGEQKRVPMMMQTSKFPYLKGEGFQMVSLPYGGGRLSMVIALPDEGTSLNEWLKSLDAKSWKEWTSRLVTTDGELQLPRFQMEYEKTLNDALKALGMEVAFDPDRADFTGMREVRDLFLQKVHHKAVAEVNEEGTEAAAVTSVQVGITSVQQPRPPFKMVVDRPFFFAIRDSRTGIVLFLGAVYEP; encoded by the coding sequence ATGAAGCCATTCTGGCTCTGGAGCGTACTCGCCCTGCTGGTGGCAGGGTGTGGTAACGTGGCAACGACCGGCGTGGGCAACGAACCTTCGCCGCAACCGAATGCTGGCAACAAGACGACCGAATCAACCCGAAAGGTGGATCCGAAGCTGGTAGACGCGAACAATCAGTTCGGCTTTGCACTCCTCCACCAGCTGCGCGAAGCGGACAAGGCGAAGAACGTTTTCCTCTCACCGGCGAGCATCACCCTTGCCCTCGCCATGACCTACAACGGCGCGGCAGGCGAAACGGAGCAGGCAATGGCGAAGGCGATGCGGCTGGAGGGGATGAGCAAGGAGGAGCTGAACCAGGCGGCTTTCGACCTGCGCCAGAGCCTGCAAAGCGCAGACCCCAAGGTGGAACTCACTATCGCCAACTCACTATGGGCACGGCAGGGGATCTCGTTCAAGAGGCAATTTTTGGATGCCAACCGCCAGTACTTTGGAGCGCAGGTGAGCGTGCTGGACTTCGCCGACCCCGACGCTCCACAGACCATTAACCGCTGGGTGGAAGCTCACACCAAAGGCAAAATCCCGAAGATCGTGGATCGTATCCCCGCCAGTACAGTGATGTTCCTCATCAACGCCATCTACTTCCATGGCAAATGGCAGAAGCCGTTCGACAAATCCCTGACGCAGGAGAAACCCTTCCATCTGGCAAATGGCGAGCAGAAGCGCGTGCCGATGATGATGCAAACGAGCAAGTTTCCTTATCTGAAGGGTGAAGGTTTCCAGATGGTGAGCCTGCCGTACGGCGGTGGGAGGCTGAGCATGGTGATTGCCCTGCCCGACGAGGGCACCAGCCTGAACGAGTGGCTGAAGTCGCTGGATGCGAAGAGCTGGAAGGAATGGACGTCCCGCCTGGTGACCACCGACGGCGAACTGCAGCTGCCCCGTTTCCAGATGGAATACGAGAAGACGCTGAACGATGCCCTGAAAGCGCTGGGGATGGAAGTGGCGTTTGACCCCGACCGTGCCGATTTCACCGGCATGCGTGAGGTGCGCGACCTGTTCCTGCAGAAAGTGCATCACAAGGCGGTGGCGGAGGTGAACGAAGAAGGCACCGAAGCGGCTGCGGTCACCTCCGTGCAGGTGGGCATCACTTCCGTGCAACAGCCACGTCCGCCCTTCAAAATGGTGGTGGATCGGCCGTTCTTCTTCGCCATTCGCGACAGCCGCACGGGTATAGTGCTGTTCCTGGGGGCGGTGTACGAGCCATAG
- a CDS encoding glycosyl transferase, translating to MNEQPDVSVIVVNWNTRDELRECLLSLHPSHHPGVQVEIIVVDNASWDDSVAMVKREFPEVKLIENRLNEGFGKAHNRAAQLAQGRYLMLLNSDAKAHPGSLKALVDYADAHPDAGIVAPKVLNPDGSLQYSCRRFPVYEAGLFRNTFLGRLFPQNRFVRDYLMTDFDHAHTIEVDWVSGCAMMVRRETWQQLGGFDERFFMYCEDVDLCWRAHEMGWKVVYHPKAVVTHAIGRSSDKAVNAMIRQFHRSHRLFFQKHYAHRLPVWSRLLVPLGLWLRANLLIARNHLIALRLKILGR from the coding sequence GTGAACGAACAACCTGATGTAAGCGTCATCGTGGTCAACTGGAACACGCGCGATGAACTGCGCGAGTGCTTGCTCTCGCTACACCCCTCGCATCATCCGGGCGTGCAGGTGGAGATTATCGTGGTGGACAACGCCTCCTGGGACGACAGCGTGGCGATGGTTAAGCGCGAGTTCCCGGAGGTGAAGCTGATTGAAAACCGCCTGAACGAGGGCTTCGGCAAGGCACACAACCGCGCCGCGCAGCTGGCACAGGGCAGGTATCTGATGTTGCTGAACTCGGATGCGAAGGCGCACCCGGGCTCGCTTAAAGCGCTGGTGGACTACGCCGACGCCCATCCCGACGCGGGTATCGTCGCCCCAAAGGTGCTGAACCCCGACGGCTCGCTGCAGTACTCTTGCCGACGCTTCCCCGTCTATGAGGCGGGGCTGTTCCGCAACACCTTTCTGGGCAGGCTCTTTCCGCAAAACCGCTTCGTGCGTGACTACCTGATGACCGACTTCGACCATGCGCACACGATAGAGGTGGACTGGGTGTCCGGCTGCGCGATGATGGTGCGGCGCGAAACGTGGCAGCAGCTGGGCGGATTTGACGAACGGTTCTTCATGTATTGCGAGGACGTGGACCTGTGCTGGCGGGCGCACGAGATGGGCTGGAAAGTGGTATACCACCCCAAAGCGGTGGTCACTCACGCCATCGGACGCAGTAGCGACAAGGCGGTGAACGCCATGATTCGGCAGTTCCATCGCAGTCATCGGCTGTTCTTCCAGAAGCACTACGCCCATCGCCTGCCGGTGTGGAGCCGCTTGCTGGTTCCGCTGGGATTGTGGCTGAGGGCGAACCTTTTGATAGCGCGAAATCACCTCATCGCACTGCGGCTGAAAATACTGGGCAGGTAG
- the lysS gene encoding lysine--tRNA ligase, whose protein sequence is MELTHEENDQVLRRREKLQTLREMGIDPYREERYERTHLAADILNGYDELEGKTVRIAGRIVAMRLMGKASFMHLQDGSDKIQIYLRADDLGEQRYGLLKLLDLGDFLGVQGEVFRTKTGEITVHVREFTILSKALRPIPFGKEKGEQHWYGLQDVELRYRRRYLDLLVNRESRQILLDRCRIVQATRRFLDNEGFLEVETPVLQPLAGGAAARPFLTHHNALDVDFHLRISLELYLKRLIVGNIEKVYEIGRVFRNEGMDRRHNPEYTLLELYQAYANLEDIMDLVERLFYHVCLEVRGEPFIEYNGQKVDMTPPWKRGRLLDLIEYYAGVKPEEFATLESAKAAMERKGLPTENEHTVGGIIEKLLERFVQPNLVEPTFVTDYPIETSPLAKKHPQDPRFTRRFEGYVACQEVANAFSELNDPDDQRERFEAQMRMRAAGDEEAHPYDEDFVTALEYGMPPTGGLGIGMDRMAMVILGADSIQDVIFFPQMRPKP, encoded by the coding sequence ATGGAACTGACACACGAAGAGAACGACCAGGTACTCAGGCGACGAGAGAAGCTGCAGACGCTGCGCGAGATGGGTATCGACCCTTATCGTGAAGAGCGATATGAGCGAACCCATCTCGCTGCTGACATCCTGAACGGATACGACGAGCTGGAAGGCAAAACGGTGCGAATCGCCGGGCGCATCGTGGCGATGCGTCTGATGGGTAAAGCCTCTTTCATGCACCTGCAGGACGGCTCGGACAAGATTCAAATCTATCTCCGCGCGGATGACCTGGGCGAGCAGCGCTACGGTCTGCTCAAACTGCTGGACCTGGGTGATTTCCTTGGCGTGCAGGGCGAAGTGTTCCGCACCAAAACGGGCGAAATCACCGTGCACGTGCGCGAGTTCACCATCCTCTCCAAAGCGCTGCGCCCCATCCCCTTCGGCAAGGAGAAGGGGGAACAGCACTGGTACGGCTTGCAGGATGTGGAGCTGCGCTACCGCAGGCGTTACCTCGACCTGCTGGTGAACCGCGAATCGCGCCAGATACTGCTGGACAGGTGCCGCATCGTGCAGGCGACGCGCCGATTTCTGGACAACGAGGGCTTTCTGGAAGTCGAAACTCCCGTGCTGCAGCCGCTGGCGGGCGGTGCGGCGGCGCGCCCGTTCCTCACCCACCACAACGCGCTGGATGTGGATTTCCATCTGCGCATCTCGCTGGAGCTGTATCTCAAGCGCCTCATCGTGGGCAATATCGAGAAGGTGTACGAAATCGGGCGCGTGTTCCGCAATGAGGGCATGGACCGCCGCCACAACCCCGAGTACACCCTGCTGGAGCTTTATCAGGCATACGCCAACCTGGAAGACATTATGGACCTGGTGGAGCGGTTGTTCTACCACGTCTGTCTGGAAGTGCGCGGCGAACCGTTCATTGAGTATAACGGTCAAAAGGTGGATATGACGCCTCCGTGGAAACGCGGGCGCCTGCTGGACCTGATCGAGTACTACGCTGGCGTGAAGCCAGAGGAGTTCGCCACCCTGGAGAGCGCGAAGGCGGCGATGGAGCGCAAAGGCTTGCCCACTGAAAACGAACACACGGTGGGCGGAATCATCGAGAAACTGCTGGAGCGGTTCGTGCAGCCCAATCTGGTGGAGCCTACTTTCGTCACCGACTACCCGATAGAGACCTCACCGCTGGCGAAGAAGCACCCGCAAGACCCGCGCTTCACCCGTCGCTTCGAGGGCTATGTGGCTTGTCAGGAGGTGGCAAACGCCTTCTCGGAGCTGAACGACCCCGACGACCAGCGCGAGCGGTTTGAGGCGCAGATGCGGATGCGCGCTGCGGGCGACGAAGAGGCACACCCCTACGACGAGGACTTCGTGACCGCGCTGGAGTACGGCATGCCTCCCACCGGCGGACTGGGTATCGGCATGGATCGGATGGCGATGGTCATCCTGGGCGCGGATTCGATTCAGGACGTCATCTTCTTCCCCCAGATGCGCCCGAAGCCGTGA